In the Solibacillus sp. FSL K6-1523 genome, one interval contains:
- the sigW gene encoding RNA polymerase sigma factor SigW: MDALVNKRIKQVLKGDQNAYADIVNLYQHKLYQVCYRMLSNKQEAEDIAQEAFIRAYINLHSYDQNRKFSTWLYRIATNLCIDRIRKKKPDYYLDAEVAGTEGLDMYSQIAADGQLPEEAVEQMELQDRIQYEISRLPDKYRSVIVLKYIEELSLLEISEILDMPLGTVKTRIHRGREALRKQLNNVK; the protein is encoded by the coding sequence ATGGATGCGTTAGTAAATAAAAGAATAAAGCAAGTGCTAAAAGGTGATCAAAACGCATATGCCGATATTGTTAACCTCTACCAGCACAAGCTGTACCAAGTTTGTTATCGTATGCTAAGCAATAAGCAAGAAGCGGAAGATATTGCACAGGAAGCGTTTATTCGTGCTTATATCAACCTTCATTCATACGATCAAAATCGAAAATTTTCAACATGGCTTTACCGAATTGCGACCAATTTATGTATCGATCGCATACGAAAGAAAAAGCCTGATTATTATTTAGATGCCGAAGTTGCAGGGACAGAGGGGCTAGATATGTATTCCCAAATCGCAGCGGATGGTCAGTTACCTGAAGAAGCTGTTGAGCAAATGGAACTTCAGGACCGTATTCAATATGAAATTAGCCGCTTACCAGATAAATATCGTTCTGTAATTGTCCTAAAATATATTGAAGAATTATCATTACTTGAGATTAGTGAAATATTAGATATGCCGCTTGGTACAGTGAAAACACGTATTCATCGTGGACGTGAGGCACTGAGAAAGCAATTAAACAATGTAAAGTAG
- the rocF gene encoding arginase, which yields MGKKDVSIIGVPCDYGQQRRGVDMGPSAIRYAGLQSRLTVLGYSVEDEGDIHVSNQTSTNQVDAQLLNLDEVVKVNTALANKVNEVVEKQRVPLVLGGDHSIAIGTLAGLSKHYQNMGIIWFDAHADLNTPETTPSGNIHGMPLATSLGLGHERLTAILHDAPKIKQENIIIIGGRSIDEGERKLIKKLGIKVYTMYEIDRLGMTYVMEDTLDYFRKQKIDGLHLSLDLDALDPLYTPGVGTPVAGGITYRESHLAMEMIQESGLLTSAEFVEVNPILDERNKTADVAVALIGSLFGETLV from the coding sequence ATGGGGAAAAAAGATGTTTCAATTATTGGGGTGCCGTGTGATTACGGACAGCAAAGACGCGGAGTAGATATGGGACCAAGTGCAATTCGATATGCGGGGTTACAAAGCCGATTAACAGTGCTTGGTTATAGCGTAGAGGATGAGGGCGATATTCATGTAAGCAATCAAACATCGACTAACCAGGTGGATGCGCAATTATTAAATTTAGATGAAGTTGTTAAAGTGAATACAGCATTAGCGAATAAAGTAAATGAAGTAGTTGAAAAGCAGCGTGTGCCCCTTGTTTTAGGGGGAGATCATAGCATTGCAATTGGAACACTTGCGGGGCTCTCTAAGCATTATCAAAACATGGGGATTATTTGGTTTGATGCACATGCTGATTTAAATACACCTGAAACGACACCATCTGGAAATATCCATGGTATGCCACTTGCAACGAGTTTAGGTCTTGGTCATGAAAGGCTGACGGCGATTTTACATGATGCCCCTAAAATTAAGCAAGAAAATATTATTATTATTGGTGGTCGCTCGATTGACGAGGGAGAACGTAAACTTATAAAAAAACTTGGAATAAAAGTATATACGATGTATGAAATTGACCGACTTGGTATGACGTATGTAATGGAAGACACGTTAGATTACTTCCGTAAGCAAAAAATTGATGGGTTACACTTATCATTAGATTTAGATGCTTTAGATCCGCTCTATACACCAGGTGTAGGGACGCCGGTAGCGGGGGGGATTACGTATCGTGAAAGTCATTTAGCGATGGAAATGATTCAGGAGTCTGGTCTACTCACATCAGCAGAGTTCGTGGAAGTAAACCCGATTTTAGATGAGCGCAATAAAACGGCAGATGTCGCAGTGGCATTAATAGGTTCCTTATTTGGAGAAACTTTAGTTTGA
- a CDS encoding zf-HC2 domain-containing protein, producing the protein MKMCPSQFVNYMHEYLDGDISREHEQELKHHLQACQDCQQHMHELSDTIAFIKSAAHITAPSSFEDRVIKRLPKRKNSVGIKRWFRQHPVLVAAAVFCLFMSATLLGSFPNDDQFSVTKQPNLVVNGQTVLVPAGEVVKGDIVVKNGDIVIEGEVDGNVTVINGNYMASTAVVTGQVKEIDEAFGWLWYKIKKGFNDFTNMFE; encoded by the coding sequence ATGAAAATGTGTCCGTCACAATTCGTGAATTATATGCACGAATATTTAGATGGCGATATTAGTCGCGAGCATGAGCAAGAATTAAAGCACCACCTACAAGCATGCCAAGATTGCCAACAACATATGCATGAATTAAGTGACACAATTGCGTTTATTAAAAGCGCAGCGCATATTACTGCCCCGTCTAGCTTTGAGGATAGAGTAATAAAGCGTCTACCAAAACGTAAAAATTCAGTAGGCATTAAGCGTTGGTTCCGTCAGCATCCAGTTCTCGTTGCTGCTGCCGTATTCTGCTTATTTATGAGTGCTACATTGCTTGGCAGTTTCCCGAATGATGATCAGTTTTCTGTTACGAAGCAACCGAATTTAGTCGTGAATGGTCAAACGGTCCTTGTTCCGGCAGGTGAGGTTGTAAAAGGTGATATTGTTGTCAAAAACGGTGATATTGTTATTGAAGGGGAAGTTGATGGCAATGTAACAGTAATTAACGGTAATTACATGGCATCGACAGCGGTTGTAACAGGCCAAGTGAAAGAAATTGATGAAGCATTTGGCTGGTTATGGTATAAAATCAAAAAGGGATTTAATGATTTTACAAATATGTTCGAATAA
- the glmM gene encoding phosphoglucosamine mutase, producing MGKYFGTDGVRGVANSELTPEFAFKLGRIGGYVLTKDSKDRPKVLIGRDTRISGEMLEGALVAGLLSIGAEVMRLGVISTPGVAYLSRVMNAEAGVMISASHNPVSDNGIKFFGPDGFKLTDAQEAEIEELIDAEEDTLPRPIGADIGSVSDYFEGGQKYISYLKQTVDEDFEGIHVGLDCAHGATSSLATHLFADLEADISTMGSSPTGLNINEGVGSTHPEKLAEFVLERGAHIGLAFDGDGDRLIAVDENGQVVDGDQIMFIIGKYLNTKGRLNKNTIVSTVMSNMGFYKAVEENSMTSVKTAVGDRYVVEEMRANGYNVGGEQSGHIVFLDYNTTGDGLLTGIQLVSIMKATGKKLSELAGEMLIFPQRLVNVRVTDKHAVTQNEKVAAVIAEVEAEMAGNGRVLVRPSGTEPLVRVMVEAATEEACESYVNRIADVVRDEMGLAD from the coding sequence ATGGGTAAATATTTCGGAACAGATGGCGTTCGAGGTGTCGCAAATAGTGAGTTGACGCCAGAGTTTGCGTTCAAGTTAGGTCGTATTGGAGGCTATGTATTAACAAAGGATTCAAAAGATCGGCCGAAAGTGTTAATTGGACGTGATACACGTATTTCTGGAGAGATGTTAGAAGGCGCATTAGTGGCAGGGCTTCTTTCAATTGGTGCGGAGGTTATGCGTTTAGGTGTGATTAGTACACCAGGTGTTGCGTATCTATCTCGCGTAATGAATGCAGAAGCGGGTGTCATGATTTCAGCTTCACATAATCCTGTGTCAGATAACGGCATTAAGTTTTTTGGTCCAGATGGCTTTAAATTGACGGATGCACAAGAAGCAGAAATTGAAGAGTTAATTGATGCAGAGGAAGACACATTACCACGTCCTATAGGCGCTGATATTGGTTCAGTAAGCGACTATTTCGAGGGCGGACAAAAATATATTTCTTACTTAAAACAAACAGTAGATGAAGATTTTGAAGGAATTCATGTTGGACTAGACTGTGCGCATGGTGCCACGTCTTCATTAGCAACGCATTTATTTGCGGATTTAGAAGCCGATATTTCAACGATGGGTTCATCACCAACGGGTTTAAACATTAATGAAGGTGTTGGGTCTACTCATCCTGAAAAGCTTGCGGAATTTGTGTTAGAGCGCGGTGCACATATAGGTTTAGCATTTGATGGTGACGGAGATCGTTTAATTGCAGTTGATGAGAATGGTCAAGTCGTGGATGGTGACCAAATTATGTTCATCATTGGTAAATACTTAAATACTAAAGGTCGTTTAAATAAAAATACGATTGTCTCAACGGTAATGAGTAATATGGGCTTTTATAAAGCAGTCGAAGAAAACAGTATGACAAGTGTGAAAACAGCTGTTGGTGATCGATATGTAGTGGAAGAAATGCGTGCAAATGGCTACAACGTTGGCGGCGAGCAATCAGGTCATATTGTATTTTTAGATTACAATACGACAGGTGACGGCTTACTAACAGGCATTCAGCTTGTGAGCATCATGAAAGCAACAGGTAAAAAACTTTCAGAGCTTGCAGGAGAAATGCTGATTTTCCCACAACGTTTAGTAAATGTGCGTGTAACAGACAAGCATGCCGTAACGCAAAACGAAAAAGTAGCAGCGGTTATTGCGGAAGTGGAAGCAGAAATGGCTGGAAATGGCCGTGTGTTAGTGCGCCCTTCAGGTACAGAACCTTTAGTGCGTGTCATGGTGGAAGCTGCAACAGAAGAAGCATGTGAATCATATGTAAATCGCATTGCAGATGTTGTACGTGATGAAATGGGACTTGCAGATTAA
- the glmS gene encoding glutamine--fructose-6-phosphate transaminase (isomerizing): protein MCGIVGYNGVLDAKEILLKGLEKLEYRGYDSAGIAVHNEEGVTIFKEKGRIADLRKAVEEDVEANVGIGHTRWATHGVPNRLNAHPHTSASGRFTLVHNGVIENYHLLQKAYLKGVPMNSDTDTEVIVQLVDLFANEGLSTVEAFRKTLSLVHGSYALALLDNEDCETIYVAKNKSPLLVGVGETFNVIASDAMAMLQVTDQFIELHDKEVVIIRKEHVEISTLEGRLIERAPYTAQLDAADIEKGTYAHYMLKEMDEQPTVIRKIIQAYANESDITIDKNILQALAQADRLYIIAAGTSYHAGLIGKQYFEKIAGIPVEVHIASEFGYNMPLLSKKPLFIFISQSGETADSRQVLVKIKALGYEALTITNVQGSTLSREADYTLLLHAGPEIAVASTKSYVAQVAVLAVAAYAVAKEMGVAIDFDLKQELAIVANAIQTMIDSKDVIEQIAEDYLKIARNAFFIGRNVDFCVSLEGALKLKEISYIQAEGFAGGELKHGTIALIEEGTPVFALVTQKGVALNIRGNVKEVVARGANACILSMRGMEEEGDTFVIPKVNDLLTPLVSVVPLQLISYYAALHRGCDVDKPRNLAKSVTVE, encoded by the coding sequence ATGTGTGGAATTGTTGGATATAATGGCGTTTTAGACGCGAAAGAAATTTTATTAAAAGGTTTAGAAAAGTTGGAGTACCGTGGCTATGACTCAGCAGGTATTGCGGTACACAATGAAGAAGGCGTAACTATCTTCAAAGAAAAGGGACGCATAGCAGACTTGCGTAAAGCCGTAGAAGAAGATGTAGAAGCAAATGTCGGAATCGGGCATACACGCTGGGCAACGCATGGTGTACCAAACCGTTTAAATGCGCATCCTCACACGAGTGCATCGGGTCGATTTACATTAGTACACAACGGTGTCATTGAAAACTATCACTTATTACAAAAAGCATATTTAAAAGGCGTTCCGATGAATTCGGATACAGATACAGAAGTCATCGTACAATTAGTCGATTTATTTGCTAATGAAGGTTTATCAACGGTAGAAGCTTTCCGCAAAACATTGTCATTAGTACATGGCTCATATGCGTTAGCTCTTTTAGATAATGAAGATTGCGAAACGATTTATGTGGCAAAAAATAAATCTCCATTGCTCGTTGGAGTTGGCGAAACATTTAATGTCATTGCTTCAGATGCCATGGCGATGCTACAAGTAACGGATCAATTTATCGAACTGCATGATAAGGAAGTTGTCATCATTCGTAAAGAGCATGTGGAAATTTCAACGCTAGAAGGACGTCTTATAGAGCGCGCACCATATACAGCACAGCTCGACGCGGCGGATATTGAAAAAGGGACGTACGCGCACTATATGTTAAAAGAAATGGATGAGCAGCCGACTGTTATCCGTAAAATTATTCAAGCGTATGCGAACGAATCAGACATTACAATCGATAAGAATATTTTACAGGCACTGGCACAAGCAGATCGTTTATATATTATCGCAGCTGGCACAAGCTACCATGCAGGTTTAATTGGGAAGCAATATTTCGAGAAAATTGCAGGTATCCCAGTGGAAGTGCATATCGCGAGTGAATTTGGCTACAACATGCCATTATTATCGAAAAAGCCGTTGTTTATTTTTATTTCACAATCAGGTGAAACAGCAGATAGCCGCCAAGTATTAGTGAAAATTAAAGCGCTTGGCTATGAGGCATTAACAATTACAAACGTACAAGGTTCAACACTTTCTCGTGAAGCTGACTACACATTATTATTACACGCAGGTCCAGAAATTGCCGTCGCATCAACAAAATCGTATGTTGCGCAGGTTGCTGTATTAGCGGTTGCCGCATATGCAGTCGCAAAAGAAATGGGTGTAGCAATCGATTTTGATTTAAAACAAGAGCTTGCAATCGTTGCAAATGCGATTCAAACAATGATTGATTCTAAAGATGTGATCGAGCAAATTGCCGAAGATTATTTGAAAATTGCACGCAATGCATTTTTCATCGGACGTAATGTCGACTTCTGTGTTTCATTAGAGGGCGCATTAAAGTTGAAGGAAATTTCTTATATTCAAGCAGAAGGTTTTGCTGGTGGGGAATTAAAGCATGGTACAATCGCACTTATCGAGGAAGGTACACCGGTATTTGCACTCGTAACGCAAAAAGGTGTCGCGTTGAACATTCGCGGTAATGTGAAGGAAGTCGTAGCACGGGGCGCAAACGCATGCATCCTCTCAATGCGCGGCATGGAAGAAGAAGGCGACACATTTGTCATTCCAAAAGTAAATGACTTATTAACACCACTTGTATCTGTCGTGCCACTTCAATTAATTAGTTACTACGCTGCCTTACATCGCGGCTGTGACGTTGATAAGCCGAGGAATTTGGCTAAGAGTGTTACGGTTGAGTAG
- the cdaA gene encoding diadenylate cyclase CdaA, with protein MQFIEQLADITAVEVIFKLLDVLLVWYVIYKALTLIKGTKAVQLLKGLFVIVLAKIATYVLELNTLDWLLQEVIDWGFLAIIIIFQPEIRRALEQIGRGKIFQRTNTQQDDEQTRLIDAMKKSVSYMAKRRIGALISIEKETGLNEYVETGIKMDAQISSELLINVFIPNTPLHDGAVIVQKNKISAAACYLPLSESAFISKELGTRHRAALGLSEVTDAITIIVSEETGAISITANGNLHRNLSLTEFEELLRKMWFGPEQDSNLASKWTWGGKKNG; from the coding sequence ATGCAATTTATTGAGCAACTTGCAGATATAACAGCTGTTGAGGTTATATTTAAGTTATTGGATGTACTGCTCGTATGGTACGTCATTTATAAAGCATTAACCCTCATAAAAGGAACGAAAGCTGTTCAATTATTAAAAGGGTTATTTGTGATTGTTTTAGCTAAAATTGCGACGTATGTACTTGAACTTAATACGCTTGATTGGCTATTACAAGAAGTAATTGATTGGGGTTTCTTAGCCATCATCATTATCTTCCAACCTGAAATACGTCGTGCTCTTGAGCAAATTGGTCGAGGGAAGATTTTCCAACGTACGAATACACAGCAAGATGATGAACAAACACGTTTAATCGACGCAATGAAGAAATCTGTAAGCTATATGGCAAAGCGGCGCATTGGTGCCCTTATTTCGATTGAAAAAGAAACAGGGCTCAATGAATATGTGGAAACAGGAATTAAGATGGATGCCCAAATTTCATCCGAGCTACTGATTAATGTTTTCATACCAAATACGCCATTGCACGATGGCGCGGTTATTGTTCAAAAAAATAAGATTTCTGCTGCGGCTTGTTATTTACCACTTTCAGAAAGTGCATTTATTTCAAAAGAGCTAGGTACACGTCATCGAGCTGCACTTGGATTAAGTGAAGTAACAGATGCGATTACAATTATTGTGTCAGAGGAAACAGGTGCGATTAGTATTACGGCAAATGGTAACCTACACCGCAATTTATCCCTGACAGAATTTGAGGAATTATTACGTAAAATGTGGTTTGGCCCTGAGCAAGATTCAAACTTAGCTTCTAAGTGGACTTGGGGAGGGAAAAAGAATGGATAA
- a CDS encoding alpha/beta fold hydrolase: protein MNQSLIIFIVAIPCIIMAIYLFLYTKKRAAACHIHTPNGIDEGEYVTIGGIQQFLYHRGENKEHPVLLFLHGGPGSPMLPFAQDFQFPWEDKVTVVHWEQRNSGKTFFANDPQKVTPTTTIEQALQDTYEVVSHLQKKYNKERILLLGHSWGSVLGSLFILKYPQMVQAYIGVGQVVNMFENERIGYEKALECSRQVGNQKDISTLQALSPYPEHQFSDDMLKKLMKLRKLQGKYKLAMQPSPQLVMSVLCSPFYSFKDIKYMLMSDVLEIKQRAILEYLFKSYDLNMVTSDYQVPVFYIHGEGDWQTPYSLARTYFEQINSPMKQFYSIPNAGHVPMLDQKELFNEALFDIIDQVKH, encoded by the coding sequence ATGAATCAATCTTTAATTATTTTCATAGTGGCTATTCCCTGCATCATTATGGCGATTTATTTGTTTCTCTACACAAAGAAACGTGCAGCAGCCTGTCATATCCATACACCAAACGGAATAGATGAGGGCGAGTATGTGACGATCGGGGGAATCCAGCAATTTTTATATCATCGTGGTGAAAATAAGGAACATCCCGTCCTCTTATTCCTTCATGGAGGTCCTGGTAGTCCTATGCTTCCTTTTGCCCAAGACTTTCAATTTCCTTGGGAAGATAAAGTAACCGTCGTTCACTGGGAACAGCGAAACAGCGGTAAAACCTTTTTTGCGAATGATCCCCAGAAAGTTACGCCGACAACAACGATTGAACAAGCATTACAGGATACATATGAAGTTGTGAGCCATTTACAAAAGAAATATAACAAAGAGCGAATCCTTCTGCTTGGTCATTCATGGGGTTCTGTCTTAGGCAGTCTATTCATCTTGAAATATCCGCAGATGGTTCAAGCCTATATTGGAGTTGGACAAGTTGTAAATATGTTTGAAAACGAACGAATTGGCTACGAGAAAGCATTGGAATGCAGCAGACAAGTAGGAAATCAGAAAGATATTAGCACCTTACAGGCTTTGAGCCCTTATCCCGAGCACCAATTTAGTGATGACATGCTCAAGAAGCTTATGAAACTCCGTAAGTTGCAAGGTAAGTATAAGCTTGCGATGCAACCATCACCCCAACTAGTCATGAGCGTACTATGTTCTCCCTTTTATTCGTTCAAAGATATTAAATACATGTTAATGAGCGATGTACTAGAAATAAAACAGCGTGCTATTTTGGAATATTTGTTTAAGTCCTATGATCTGAACATGGTAACTTCAGACTATCAAGTTCCAGTTTTCTATATCCATGGCGAGGGTGACTGGCAAACTCCTTATTCTCTTGCTCGCACATACTTTGAGCAAATCAATTCGCCAATGAAACAATTTTACTCCATACCAAATGCTGGACATGTGCCGATGCTTGATCAGAAGGAGCTATTCAACGAAGCTTTATTTGACATTATCGATCAAGTCAAACATTAA
- a CDS encoding CdaR family protein — MDKLFDSRWMLLLTSLILAGALFLYVQTELKKGDNSGSYNEADIITNVPLEVYYDDSNLFVTGLPDTVNVKISGSTPIVKTTKLEKDFKIFVNLNSLLIGEHSVTIQHENFSEKLNVEIEPKMINVVIEEKITGEFRVEPDMNNSLVADEYIVKSMTANPSRVSITGAKSVINSISYVKATVTGEKGMKASFEQGATVKVLDRDLNKLDVQVSPEKVKVKVDIIEYSRDFPLTIKQKGETAEGVTIENLTIEPSKIAVYGIKSVIDSISDVVVEVDLSKITESGSYEFKVTLPTGATKLSQDKVTVHADVVKELVNPEESPESPTEDKASIEDVVDTGEVEDNVMDNSN; from the coding sequence ATGGATAAATTATTCGATAGCCGGTGGATGTTGCTTTTGACATCGTTAATTTTAGCTGGCGCATTATTCTTATATGTCCAAACAGAGCTGAAAAAGGGCGATAATTCGGGCTCATATAATGAGGCAGATATTATTACAAATGTGCCGTTAGAAGTGTATTACGATGACAGCAATTTATTTGTAACGGGGCTACCAGATACGGTGAATGTCAAAATTTCTGGATCGACGCCAATTGTTAAAACAACGAAGCTCGAGAAGGATTTTAAAATATTCGTCAATTTAAACTCATTGTTAATTGGCGAACATAGCGTTACAATACAGCATGAAAACTTTTCTGAAAAACTAAATGTAGAGATTGAGCCAAAAATGATTAATGTGGTCATTGAAGAGAAAATCACAGGAGAGTTTCGAGTTGAGCCGGATATGAATAATAGTCTTGTGGCCGATGAATATATCGTAAAAAGTATGACGGCCAATCCAAGTCGCGTATCCATTACCGGTGCAAAAAGTGTTATTAATAGCATTAGTTATGTAAAAGCAACAGTTACCGGTGAAAAAGGCATGAAAGCATCCTTTGAGCAAGGAGCAACGGTTAAAGTGTTAGACCGCGACTTAAATAAGCTCGATGTGCAAGTCAGCCCTGAAAAGGTAAAAGTGAAAGTCGACATAATTGAATATAGTCGAGACTTTCCGCTTACAATTAAACAAAAGGGTGAGACAGCTGAAGGGGTAACAATCGAAAATTTAACAATCGAACCTTCAAAGATAGCTGTATACGGAATAAAGTCTGTAATTGATTCGATTTCAGATGTAGTGGTGGAAGTGGATCTTTCTAAAATTACAGAATCGGGATCTTATGAATTTAAAGTAACCTTACCAACAGGTGCAACAAAACTATCACAAGATAAAGTAACTGTTCATGCGGATGTAGTAAAAGAGTTAGTAAATCCAGAGGAATCACCAGAAAGCCCAACCGAAGATAAAGCTAGTATAGAAGATGTAGTGGATACGGGTGAGGTAGAGGACAATGTAATGGATAATTCAAATTAA
- a CDS encoding DUF4261 domain-containing protein, whose amino-acid sequence MNEIIEQEKDFGFARVYAIELLFKEKPIVDRELLYSKIEQYTGKTDRPQNEESGSLAVWEPYEQHEKGEMLHFFHLNYMVEYAEGELPAQTTLTGKNVGPISDYEGALQQNWHWNEAGQTLQECSHALLLVDMMASGLEPHKRLELHTNVLRAILETVPCAAIYFRESNKLVEPSMFLVAIDQGEILYGALNIRFYNVEGTGSERQEGLMDSIGLAALGIPDVQCHFYDMDTNEVADCLNNFAYYLFNQGDIIADGETIGFTEEMRWRCEHQYALADPHRIVIDLDPGEDNYAGHQGKSEK is encoded by the coding sequence ATGAACGAAATCATAGAGCAAGAGAAAGACTTTGGATTTGCTAGAGTTTACGCTATTGAACTGCTATTTAAAGAAAAGCCAATAGTAGACCGTGAACTACTCTATAGCAAGATAGAACAATATACGGGGAAAACAGATCGACCGCAAAATGAAGAAAGCGGGTCACTAGCAGTATGGGAACCCTATGAGCAACATGAAAAAGGCGAAATGCTTCACTTTTTCCACTTAAATTACATGGTGGAATACGCAGAAGGTGAATTACCTGCACAAACAACGCTTACTGGCAAAAATGTTGGTCCAATATCCGATTATGAAGGCGCTTTGCAGCAAAATTGGCATTGGAATGAAGCAGGCCAAACATTGCAAGAGTGCAGTCACGCGTTATTACTTGTCGATATGATGGCATCTGGATTGGAGCCTCATAAAAGATTGGAACTACATACGAATGTTCTTCGTGCAATTTTGGAAACGGTTCCTTGCGCTGCGATTTATTTTAGAGAAAGCAATAAGTTGGTCGAGCCATCCATGTTTTTGGTCGCTATTGATCAAGGAGAAATATTGTATGGAGCATTGAACATTCGATTCTACAATGTTGAGGGTACGGGCAGTGAACGCCAGGAAGGGCTTATGGATTCCATTGGGCTTGCTGCACTAGGTATTCCTGATGTGCAATGTCACTTCTATGATATGGATACCAATGAGGTTGCAGACTGCTTGAATAACTTTGCATATTATTTATTTAATCAAGGCGATATTATTGCAGATGGAGAAACGATCGGTTTTACAGAGGAAATGCGTTGGCGCTGCGAGCATCAATATGCATTGGCTGATCCGCACCGCATAGTCATTGATCTTGATCCAGGTGAGGACAACTATGCAGGTCACCAAGGTAAGTCTGAAAAATAG
- a CDS encoding alpha/beta hydrolase, with product MKKFLVLMGMTAVLAACGDKEQPTEQKQANSTATEQQEKKGEQAIMDEKILGKWQGEIEIPQLPLEIIVNLQKDSGTLSVPAQNLIDFPFESIQYKGEEVKILINLAGSVIKITGTFDGTSINGSFTQNGQTFPVQLKAFQEEVITYEIVHVPVSGGTLKVALQMPEKPTGELVIIQAGSGPTNKDGNSIGGGKNNSLKMIAEGLAEKGIATIRFDKRGIGENTALIKKEEDLTIDQYVGDVNDIIAFFEKDERFQEIHLIGHSEGALIMTLAAQNNNVTSLISLAGTGRRANVILEEQLAKQLPSNLMEQSHQILDRLLKGEQVKTVPTELQSLFRPSVQPYFISWLKYDPKEEMSKVQVPVLIVQGHNDIQVTVEDAELLKAGNPKAKVVYFEEMNHVLKNTSSNYEQNIASYSNPELPLAKGLLEEIIKIIE from the coding sequence ATGAAAAAGTTTCTAGTTTTAATGGGAATGACAGCTGTCCTTGCAGCGTGTGGCGATAAGGAACAACCAACAGAACAAAAGCAAGCTAATTCTACAGCTACTGAACAACAAGAAAAGAAGGGAGAACAAGCAATAATGGATGAAAAAATATTAGGCAAATGGCAAGGGGAAATTGAAATTCCACAATTGCCACTTGAAATTATTGTTAACTTACAAAAGGATAGTGGTACCCTTTCTGTACCAGCTCAAAACTTAATTGATTTTCCATTTGAGTCGATTCAGTATAAAGGTGAGGAAGTTAAAATTTTAATTAATTTAGCGGGATCAGTTATAAAAATTACAGGTACATTTGATGGTACGTCTATTAACGGTTCCTTTACGCAAAATGGACAAACATTCCCGGTGCAGCTTAAAGCATTTCAAGAGGAAGTTATAACGTATGAAATAGTTCATGTTCCAGTTTCGGGAGGCACGTTAAAGGTGGCACTTCAAATGCCAGAAAAGCCAACAGGGGAACTGGTAATTATTCAAGCAGGCTCTGGACCGACGAATAAGGACGGGAATTCCATTGGTGGTGGTAAAAATAACAGCTTAAAAATGATAGCAGAAGGATTAGCGGAAAAGGGCATCGCTACGATTCGTTTCGATAAGCGGGGAATTGGTGAAAATACGGCACTCATCAAGAAAGAGGAAGATCTCACAATAGATCAATATGTGGGAGATGTAAATGACATCATTGCCTTTTTCGAAAAGGATGAGCGTTTCCAGGAAATTCACTTAATTGGTCATAGTGAAGGCGCATTAATTATGACGCTAGCTGCACAAAATAACAATGTAACCTCACTTATATCATTAGCTGGAACTGGACGAAGAGCAAATGTTATATTAGAAGAACAGTTAGCTAAACAATTACCATCAAACTTAATGGAGCAGTCGCACCAAATATTAGACAGATTGTTAAAGGGAGAACAAGTTAAAACGGTACCTACAGAGCTTCAAAGCCTCTTTAGACCATCTGTACAACCATATTTCATTTCATGGCTTAAATATGATCCTAAAGAGGAAATGAGCAAAGTCCAAGTACCCGTATTAATTGTTCAAGGACATAATGATATTCAAGTGACAGTAGAGGACGCAGAACTGCTAAAAGCAGGTAATCCAAAAGCAAAAGTTGTTTATTTTGAGGAAATGAATCATGTTTTAAAGAATACATCTAGTAACTATGAACAAAATATAGCGAGTTACTCTAACCCAGAGCTTCCATTGGCAAAGGGATTATTAGAAGAGATTATAAAAATAATCGAATAA